In one Nitrososphaera viennensis EN76 genomic region, the following are encoded:
- a CDS encoding DUF4145 domain-containing protein, protein MSKEKRPGLKKYDDRLPSYINVDRLRRELEKFDKKTFDDRIQKMVQLNLILGEERYMMTESLAVYYFQEAKTCFIFSQFAASIIMCQLVCEEMIKSVYRSSGNTKIVNDFNFAQLIDKATEDQIIPPQFAKRLHDMRKFRNIIEHSKDYSDEQMRLFLGNYYGIALQLKAKAIESMELAVMLMNSLSFG, encoded by the coding sequence ATGAGCAAGGAGAAACGACCTGGACTTAAGAAGTATGACGATCGTTTGCCATCATACATTAATGTTGATAGATTAAGACGCGAGCTGGAGAAATTTGATAAGAAAACATTTGATGATAGAATACAAAAAATGGTACAACTTAACCTCATTTTAGGAGAAGAACGTTATATGATGACAGAGTCACTTGCAGTATATTATTTTCAAGAGGCTAAAACATGCTTTATCTTTTCACAATTTGCAGCATCAATAATAATGTGTCAGTTGGTCTGCGAAGAGATGATTAAATCTGTATACAGATCCAGTGGAAATACAAAGATTGTTAACGATTTTAATTTTGCACAATTGATAGACAAGGCAACGGAAGATCAGATAATTCCTCCTCAATTTGCCAAAAGGCTGCATGATATGAGAAAGTTTAGAAACATAATAGAGCATTCTAAAGATTATTCTGACGAACAAATGAGATTATTCTTAGGAAATTACTACGGCATAGCTTTGCAACTCAAGGCAAAGGCAATAGAATCCATGGAATTAGCAGTAATGCTCATGAATTCCTTGAGTTTCGGGTAG
- a CDS encoding Lrp/AsnC ligand binding domain-containing protein, with amino-acid sequence MPTGYILVNCTLGSEEKIISEISKLPDVKEVRGTYGVHDIFVKVKSDNTESMNHVITNKIRKIPGITSTVTLVVIEEQGGKG; translated from the coding sequence ATGCCAACTGGATACATACTCGTGAACTGCACGCTTGGCTCCGAGGAAAAGATCATAAGCGAGATCTCCAAGCTTCCCGACGTCAAAGAGGTCAGGGGCACGTACGGTGTTCATGACATCTTTGTGAAGGTCAAGTCCGACAACACCGAGTCTATGAACCACGTGATCACAAACAAGATCCGCAAGATACCTGGCATCACGTCGACCGTGACCCTCGTGGTAATCGAGGAACAGGGCGGAAAGGGCTAG
- a CDS encoding cupredoxin domain-containing protein codes for MARPGAIAFPVLLVLGAITGYLTYDWMVVQATPKLGDFSDSPYYKPISAASADQKNNTGNVTGPVDESKFSNIVKISILAGAATQGAPDYDPDASPVPKDALIKWTNDDNVPHSATSGKGFEDADYGKLFDTGLLDPGKDYSIPASDVGEGQHNYFCIVHPFMTGTVTVQ; via the coding sequence ATGGCAAGACCCGGAGCAATCGCTTTTCCTGTTTTGCTTGTCCTCGGCGCAATAACCGGCTACCTGACGTACGACTGGATGGTCGTCCAGGCGACTCCAAAGCTGGGCGACTTTAGCGACTCGCCCTACTACAAGCCAATTTCTGCGGCATCGGCTGACCAGAAGAACAACACCGGCAATGTTACTGGACCGGTCGACGAGTCCAAGTTCTCTAATATAGTTAAAATCTCGATCCTTGCAGGCGCGGCCACGCAGGGTGCGCCTGACTACGACCCAGATGCATCCCCTGTCCCGAAAGACGCGCTGATAAAGTGGACCAACGACGACAATGTGCCACACAGCGCAACAAGCGGCAAGGGCTTTGAGGACGCGGACTATGGCAAGCTGTTTGACACGGGCCTCTTGGATCCGGGCAAGGATTACAGCATTCCGGCGTCAGACGTGGGAGAAGGCCAGCACAACTACTTTTGCATAGTCCACCCGTTCATGACAGGCACTGTAACGGTACAGTGA
- a CDS encoding Lrp/AsnC ligand binding domain-containing protein yields MREITMTLAFIFVNCNVDEGSTAERNVKKVRGVVESHETSGAYDIILKVKADTEAELRDIIKNIRKVRGVGAAITSIVYGNDQAD; encoded by the coding sequence TTGAGAGAGATAACAATGACTCTCGCATTCATCTTTGTGAACTGTAACGTGGATGAGGGGAGCACGGCGGAGAGGAACGTAAAGAAGGTCAGGGGCGTGGTCGAGTCTCACGAGACCAGCGGTGCGTACGACATCATACTGAAGGTCAAGGCCGATACAGAGGCGGAGCTCCGGGACATAATCAAGAACATAAGAAAAGTCAGGGGCGTCGGGGCGGCCATAACAAGCATAGTATACGGAAACGATCAAGCGGATTAG
- the sufC gene encoding Fe-S cluster assembly ATPase SufC, with the protein MAFLEIKDLHVSIDGKQILDGLNLSIDKGEVHAIMGPNGSGKSTLANAIMGHPKYTLDSGEIRVKGELINDLSTDLRARKGLFLGFQYPTEISGVGYSHFLRNAYNQLNKSLGEEQNREVFLTVREFHEYVKRNLDAVGLDPSFLGRYLNEGFSGGEKKRSEVMQMLVLKPNIAILDEPDSGLDIDAVKAVAEAINKLIDTGAGVLVITHYARILRYMKKLDHVHVVAKGKVIKSGGKELSEELEAKGYGWLGIEEDDK; encoded by the coding sequence ATGGCATTCCTCGAAATTAAAGACTTGCACGTTAGCATTGATGGTAAACAGATTCTCGATGGCCTGAACCTCAGCATCGACAAGGGCGAGGTCCACGCCATCATGGGCCCAAACGGCTCTGGCAAGAGCACGCTTGCAAACGCCATAATGGGCCACCCCAAGTACACTCTCGACTCGGGCGAGATAAGAGTCAAGGGCGAACTGATAAACGACCTTTCCACCGATCTTCGCGCCAGAAAGGGCCTCTTCCTTGGGTTCCAGTACCCGACCGAGATTTCGGGCGTCGGCTACAGCCACTTTCTCCGAAACGCCTACAACCAGCTGAACAAGTCGCTTGGCGAGGAGCAGAACCGCGAGGTGTTCCTCACGGTGCGCGAGTTCCACGAGTACGTCAAGAGGAACCTCGACGCAGTGGGCCTCGACCCGTCTTTCCTTGGCCGGTACCTCAACGAGGGATTTTCCGGCGGAGAGAAAAAGCGCTCGGAAGTCATGCAGATGCTGGTTCTAAAGCCAAACATCGCAATACTCGACGAGCCGGACTCGGGGCTTGACATCGATGCGGTCAAGGCGGTTGCCGAGGCGATAAACAAGCTGATAGACACTGGCGCCGGCGTGCTTGTAATCACGCACTATGCAAGGATCCTGCGCTACATGAAAAAGCTCGACCACGTGCACGTGGTGGCAAAGGGCAAGGTGATAAAGTCGGGCGGAAAAGAGCTGTCCGAGGAGCTTGAAGCCAAGGGCTATGGCTGGCTTGGCATCGAAGAAGACGACAAGTAA
- a CDS encoding chlorite dismutase family protein encodes MSAENNNSSPASPTPQPHQQQQQPTTYYLNFTFFKVDPKWRWLNEIGKDEAAKEFATLIEVANTKMKVRTYSTVGLREDADMMVWMISDSIEKTQILASKIYTTVFGKYVTPSYVFLSSSRPSVYSSKVTPGFMTDEEPLKYVIVYPFIKSREWYLLPFEERKKMMEEHIAVGRKFPQVRLNTTYSFGIDDQDFMLAFETQDLPAFQELIMQLRETQVSRHVVRDTPMIVCVHKKPEDILKSLG; translated from the coding sequence TTGTCGGCAGAAAACAACAACTCTTCTCCTGCTTCTCCTACACCACAGCCGCATCAACAGCAGCAACAACCGACAACGTACTATCTCAATTTCACATTCTTCAAGGTCGACCCCAAGTGGCGCTGGCTCAACGAGATCGGCAAGGACGAGGCCGCAAAGGAGTTTGCGACCCTTATCGAAGTCGCAAACACAAAGATGAAGGTGCGCACCTACTCGACGGTCGGCCTGCGCGAGGACGCAGACATGATGGTCTGGATGATCTCTGACTCTATCGAAAAGACCCAGATCCTTGCGTCGAAAATCTACACCACTGTGTTTGGCAAGTACGTGACTCCGTCGTACGTCTTTTTGTCGTCTAGCCGGCCGTCCGTGTATTCAAGCAAGGTGACGCCGGGATTCATGACAGACGAGGAGCCGCTGAAATATGTTATAGTTTATCCTTTCATAAAGTCAAGGGAGTGGTACCTCCTGCCGTTTGAAGAGCGAAAGAAGATGATGGAAGAGCACATCGCCGTGGGCCGCAAGTTCCCACAGGTGCGCCTCAACACGACGTACTCGTTTGGAATCGACGACCAGGACTTCATGCTTGCGTTTGAGACGCAGGACCTTCCGGCGTTCCAGGAGCTGATAATGCAGCTGCGCGAGACGCAGGTCAGCAGGCACGTCGTCCGGGACACCCCGATGATAGTATGCGTGCACAAAAAGCCGGAGGACATACTGAAAAGCCTTGGGTGA
- a CDS encoding DUF1802 family protein, translating to MQALKEWAVVCKALQEGRQTVLLRKGGILEFRQGFEVKHERFLLFPTYEHQAKEHLQQDYADKLDAVLKEQPPAGANLLTGYAEARLVKEVSDASILKKLEKYHIWNESYVNARMAYNPKKPMSVVLLRVYNLSSPINVDTKQEWAGCKSWIPVDLEATGRPALDDAAFGRISREVAEVLA from the coding sequence ATGCAGGCGCTAAAAGAGTGGGCAGTGGTTTGCAAGGCGCTGCAGGAAGGCAGGCAGACCGTGCTCTTGCGCAAGGGAGGCATACTTGAATTCCGGCAGGGCTTTGAAGTAAAGCACGAAAGGTTCCTGCTGTTTCCGACGTACGAGCACCAGGCAAAAGAGCACCTGCAGCAGGATTACGCTGACAAATTAGACGCTGTGCTCAAGGAGCAGCCGCCGGCAGGCGCAAACCTGCTGACTGGCTATGCAGAGGCCAGGCTGGTCAAGGAGGTAAGCGACGCTTCTATCCTGAAAAAGCTAGAGAAATACCATATATGGAACGAAAGCTATGTTAATGCACGAATGGCGTACAACCCCAAGAAACCAATGAGCGTGGTACTGCTGCGAGTTTACAACCTTTCAAGCCCGATCAATGTAGATACAAAGCAAGAGTGGGCCGGCTGCAAGTCCTGGATTCCTGTCGACCTTGAAGCGACGGGCAGGCCCGCGCTAGACGACGCGGCGTTTGGCAGGATTTCAAGAGAAGTGGCGGAGGTACTGGCGTAA
- a CDS encoding aldo/keto reductase — protein MKYRRLGKSGLKISEIGFGAWTIGLDWWGKKIDDAEAIRMLKKAYDLGINFYETADMYGKGKSERLMGEAFKDMRNEVIYSTKWGYDLYGAEQVGHQELPQKHDPEFLQVALKKSLERLQTDYVDVYSLHNPKMDAIQNDELFASLDDLVKKGTIKSHGVALGPAIGWRDEGLFSITNRNVTCVQTVYNVLEQDPGRDLMKAAAQNDVGIMVRVPDASGLLTGKVTADTKFDKNDHRSFRKQEFIKAAMQKIDNMKPLASSKGWSITELAIKFILSQPQVSVVLPTMVSIEEIEMFAAISDGKYLSASEAAQLEEMYEKNFYVKPVAST, from the coding sequence ATGAAGTACAGAAGATTGGGCAAGAGTGGCCTCAAGATAAGCGAGATAGGCTTTGGCGCGTGGACAATCGGCCTTGACTGGTGGGGCAAGAAAATCGACGACGCAGAAGCAATACGCATGCTGAAAAAGGCATACGACCTTGGCATCAATTTCTATGAAACTGCAGACATGTACGGCAAGGGCAAGAGCGAAAGGCTGATGGGCGAGGCATTCAAGGACATGCGCAACGAAGTCATCTATTCTACAAAATGGGGCTATGACCTGTACGGCGCAGAGCAGGTCGGCCACCAGGAGCTTCCACAGAAGCACGACCCGGAATTCCTGCAGGTCGCGCTCAAAAAGAGTCTGGAGCGCCTGCAGACTGATTATGTCGACGTTTACAGCCTGCACAACCCCAAGATGGACGCAATCCAGAACGACGAGCTGTTTGCGTCCCTGGATGACCTTGTGAAAAAGGGCACTATAAAGAGCCACGGGGTGGCGCTTGGCCCGGCAATCGGCTGGCGCGACGAGGGGCTGTTCTCGATAACAAACCGCAACGTCACGTGCGTGCAGACAGTCTACAACGTTCTGGAGCAGGATCCCGGCCGCGACCTGATGAAGGCAGCGGCGCAGAACGACGTCGGGATAATGGTGCGGGTGCCTGACGCTTCGGGACTGCTGACGGGCAAGGTGACTGCCGACACGAAATTTGACAAGAACGACCACCGCAGCTTCCGCAAGCAAGAGTTCATCAAGGCGGCCATGCAAAAGATAGACAACATGAAGCCGCTTGCAAGCAGCAAGGGCTGGAGCATCACGGAACTTGCAATAAAGTTCATCCTGTCGCAGCCGCAGGTCTCTGTCGTCCTGCCGACGATGGTGAGCATCGAGGAGATAGAGATGTTTGCAGCAATTTCAGACGGCAAGTACCTGTCGGCGTCTGAAGCCGCGCAGCTGGAAGAGATGTACGAAAAGAACTTTTACGTCAAGCCTGTGGCAAGTACCTAG
- the ahbA gene encoding siroheme decarboxylase subunit alpha yields MQANYHQQLDEMDKKLLNDIQWVFPLADRPYLEIAKNYNISEDEVMQRISGLKGMGLIRQINAIFDTRRLGYKSALIAFAVAPEKLDAVAEKVNEHPGVSHNYERNHEYNMWFTLAVPPDSDMKGELDRMSALDGVVKYRLLPTLKMYKIGVKLDMVNGDAEKPKPTDEVKELNPDRLEITERDKEFVRELQKDLPVVREPFREMAQNLGITTAELFSRAREYEKEGLMRRFAAILRHRDAGFVANGMVVWNVPEDRVDDVGFKLAAFPQVSHCYRRPVYPDWKYNVFSMVHARSLEAAEKMAVEMSGQIGISDYKILFSSREFKKERVKYFV; encoded by the coding sequence ATGCAGGCAAACTACCACCAGCAGCTCGACGAAATGGACAAAAAGTTGCTGAACGACATCCAGTGGGTTTTCCCGCTTGCAGACAGGCCTTATCTGGAGATTGCCAAGAACTACAACATCTCTGAAGACGAAGTCATGCAGAGGATAAGCGGATTAAAGGGCATGGGGCTCATACGGCAGATTAACGCCATTTTCGACACAAGACGCCTTGGGTACAAGAGCGCGCTGATCGCGTTTGCAGTTGCGCCCGAGAAACTTGACGCCGTGGCAGAGAAGGTGAACGAGCACCCCGGCGTCAGCCACAACTATGAGCGCAACCACGAGTACAACATGTGGTTCACGCTTGCAGTCCCGCCCGACTCTGACATGAAGGGCGAGCTTGACAGGATGTCCGCGCTTGACGGCGTCGTGAAATACCGGTTGCTTCCGACGCTAAAGATGTACAAGATCGGCGTAAAACTCGACATGGTCAACGGGGACGCGGAAAAACCCAAGCCCACGGACGAGGTCAAGGAGCTGAATCCCGACAGGCTGGAGATAACCGAGCGCGACAAAGAGTTTGTCCGCGAATTGCAAAAGGACCTTCCGGTCGTCAGGGAGCCTTTCAGGGAGATGGCGCAGAACCTCGGGATCACCACCGCAGAATTGTTTTCCAGGGCAAGGGAATACGAAAAGGAAGGCCTGATGCGCAGATTTGCCGCAATACTTCGCCACCGCGACGCCGGCTTTGTCGCAAACGGCATGGTAGTGTGGAACGTGCCGGAGGACAGGGTGGACGATGTCGGTTTCAAGCTTGCCGCGTTTCCGCAGGTGAGCCACTGCTACCGAAGGCCCGTGTACCCGGACTGGAAGTACAACGTGTTTTCGATGGTGCACGCAAGGTCGCTTGAAGCCGCCGAAAAGATGGCAGTCGAGATGTCAGGTCAGATCGGCATAAGCGACTACAAGATCCTATTTAGCTCCCGCGAGTTCAAAAAAGAGCGGGTCAAGTACTTTGTCTAG
- a CDS encoding winged helix-turn-helix domain-containing protein encodes MAPYRNSVKILGDVLQITEEHGTGGVNLTSLLRKANLSYGRLAAVASKLVQAGLIQEQVLEGQRIYVITPQGKEYLHRYNQFAEMANSFGLNL; translated from the coding sequence ATGGCGCCTTACCGTAACAGCGTCAAGATTCTGGGCGACGTGCTCCAGATTACCGAGGAGCATGGCACTGGCGGCGTCAACCTCACATCGCTTCTGAGAAAGGCCAACCTTTCCTACGGAAGGCTGGCGGCGGTTGCAAGCAAGCTAGTCCAGGCCGGCCTTATCCAGGAGCAAGTTCTGGAAGGTCAGAGGATATACGTCATCACCCCGCAGGGCAAGGAATACCTGCACAGGTACAACCAGTTTGCAGAAATGGCAAACTCGTTTGGCTTGAACCTCTAG
- a CDS encoding YkgJ family cysteine cluster protein has protein sequence MHNTTRAGRKKQRPVKKTKFACVQGCSDCCIYREYYPSPDFGKIGVLLLPEEKSKMEKLAKEKGLEVRIVPRLAVGDMAGPEKIIAYQMMGKQEDGDLCPFLDLEKRSPHGGFACGIYALKPLACSAYPVVDAGSNNNNRYATLDPHCQFCKHNHNSTKAGLEGLESELESLSKIKAAVRAENGVHVWRYATATGQQATLGEGWVLES, from the coding sequence ATGCATAATACAACAAGAGCAGGAAGAAAAAAGCAGCGGCCGGTAAAAAAGACAAAGTTTGCCTGCGTACAAGGCTGCTCGGACTGCTGCATCTACCGCGAGTACTACCCTTCTCCTGACTTTGGCAAGATAGGCGTGCTCCTCTTGCCGGAGGAAAAAAGCAAGATGGAAAAACTTGCAAAGGAGAAGGGACTAGAGGTCAGGATTGTGCCCCGGCTTGCGGTGGGGGATATGGCCGGCCCTGAAAAAATAATCGCGTACCAGATGATGGGCAAGCAGGAGGACGGCGACCTGTGCCCGTTCCTCGACCTTGAAAAGCGCTCTCCGCACGGGGGCTTTGCGTGCGGGATATATGCGCTGAAGCCGCTTGCCTGCAGCGCTTACCCTGTGGTGGATGCGGGCAGCAATAACAACAACAGGTACGCGACCCTTGACCCCCACTGCCAGTTCTGCAAGCATAACCACAATTCTACAAAAGCAGGCCTTGAAGGCTTGGAGAGCGAGCTAGAGTCGCTTTCAAAGATCAAGGCAGCAGTAAGGGCGGAAAACGGAGTGCACGTCTGGCGCTACGCGACTGCAACTGGCCAGCAGGCGACGCTTGGCGAAGGATGGGTCCTAGAGTCCTGA
- a CDS encoding DUF504 domain-containing protein → MTRKGKLEEIFSRALYADDPSLYFVSYRDFDSIVEVPLQEFVSLSENFSVIPPSRIAKVRRGDETLYEKKSGL, encoded by the coding sequence ATGACCAGAAAGGGCAAACTAGAAGAGATCTTTAGCAGGGCGCTCTACGCCGACGACCCCTCCCTCTATTTTGTCAGCTACCGCGACTTTGACAGCATCGTCGAAGTCCCGCTGCAAGAGTTTGTATCCCTTTCTGAAAATTTTTCCGTGATACCGCCAAGCAGGATAGCAAAGGTCAGGCGCGGCGATGAAACGTTGTATGAAAAGAAGTCAGGACTCTAG
- a CDS encoding 3-isopropylmalate dehydratase small subunit, with product MNKTLRGRVHKYERDNIDTDVIIPGPYLKIHDHKELAKHAMEGIDPKFPEKVQQGDFLVTGSNFGCGSSREHAPIALSQTGIKAILAPTFARIFYRNAVDGGYLLPIEIDAATVKKISDRDELEIDLASNRITNVTKNEQYSMKPFPELIAKIVEAGGLMKYKPS from the coding sequence ATGAACAAGACATTGAGAGGCAGGGTCCACAAGTACGAAAGGGACAACATCGACACGGACGTCATCATACCCGGCCCGTATCTGAAGATCCACGACCACAAGGAACTGGCAAAACACGCGATGGAAGGCATCGACCCCAAGTTCCCTGAAAAGGTCCAGCAAGGAGATTTCCTCGTCACGGGAAGCAACTTTGGCTGCGGCTCCAGCAGGGAGCACGCGCCAATCGCGCTCTCGCAGACGGGCATAAAGGCAATCCTTGCACCGACGTTTGCGAGGATATTCTACAGAAACGCCGTGGACGGCGGGTACCTTCTCCCCATAGAGATAGACGCGGCGACCGTGAAAAAGATCTCTGACAGGGACGAGCTGGAAATCGACCTTGCAAGCAACAGGATTACGAACGTCACAAAGAACGAGCAGTACTCCATGAAGCCGTTTCCAGAGCTTATCGCCAAGATAGTCGAGGCCGGCGGGCTCATGAAGTACAAGCCGTCATGA